The Pseudonocardia broussonetiae DNA segment CCAGCAGCACCAGCGGCTCGCGGAAGGGGGTCGCCTCGTCGTAGTCCCGGGTGATGGGCGGCGTGCGGTCCCGGCGCTCGGCCCCCACGACGTGGTCGTAGACGACGACGGCGTCGTACCCCTGCCGCTCGACGGCGAGCGCCCAGCGCTTCACCGCCGCCGTGTCGGCGCCGATCTCCGTCATCGGCAGGGCCGCGGCGATCCTCATCGGGGGCTCCAGCGCCGCAGGCACGGCAGTTCCTCCGCGGGCGGCACCGGCTGCCCGAGCAGGCCGAGGTACAGGGCGTTCACCTCGGCGACGTAGACCGTCCCGTCGGGGCCCACGGCGATCCCGTGCGGGCTCAGGAACCGGCCCTCGTCCACACCGGGGTGGCGGCCGCCGAGGCGGTCGACGACCGTGCCGTCGAGGGTCGCGACGGTGACGCAGCACCCCATGTCCGGGATGGAGCCGTGCATGTACCGGGGTGGGCCCAGCTCGGCGACGAACAGCAGGTCCCCGCTGCGGCGGATCGCGCAGGGGTGGTGCCAGTGCCAGCTGTCGACCAGCCCGCCGTCGAGGTCGAAGACCTGGATCCGGTAGTTCTCCCGGTCGCAGACGGCGAGGTGGTCGTCGTCGAGCAGGCAGATCCCGTGCGGGTTCGACAGCTGCTCCGGCCCGGACCCCGGTGCGCCCCAGGAGGCGATGTGCGCGCCGGTCGCGTCGTACCGGTGGATCCGGGAGTTCCCGTACCCGTCGGCGACGAAGACGTCCCGGCTCACCGGGTGCTCGGCGGCGTCGGTGGGCTGGTGGAAGGGCTCGCCGGAGTACGCGGGCGACGGACGGCCGTGCGTGCCGAGCCGCAGGACGCGCTCGCCGTCGGGGCGGACCTTGTCGACGACGTGCGACCCCGCGTCGACCAGGAGGAGGTCGCCGTCGGCGCAGACGGTGACCCCGTGGGGGCGGGGGTAGTCGCGCGCGGTCCCCCAGCCCCCCGCGACGGTGCCGTCCGGTTCGAGCACCACCATGCGCTGCGGGCCGCGGTTGAAGACGTGGACCCGCCCGTCCGCGCCGACCGCCACGGAGGCCGCGTCGCCGGCGAAGGTCAGGCCGTCGGGAAGCGACG contains these protein-coding regions:
- a CDS encoding peptidylglycine alpha-amidating monooxygenase; this encodes MSTTYRTTTYRETPGWPSLPDGLTFAGDAASVAVGADGRVHVFNRGPQRMVVLEPDGTVAGGWGTARDYPRPHGVTVCADGDLLLVDAGSHVVDKVRPDGERVLRLGTHGRPSPAYSGEPFHQPTDAAEHPVSRDVFVADGYGNSRIHRYDATGAHIASWGAPGSGPEQLSNPHGICLLDDDHLAVCDRENYRIQVFDLDGGLVDSWHWHHPCAIRRSGDLLFVAELGPPRYMHGSIPDMGCCVTVATLDGTVVDRLGGRHPGVDEGRFLSPHGIAVGPDGTVYVAEVNALYLGLLGQPVPPAEELPCLRRWSPR